A stretch of the Aminipila terrae genome encodes the following:
- a CDS encoding ABC transporter ATP-binding protein, with amino-acid sequence MLKIFKYLKFKEWVQAAISLVFIVIQVWLDLKLPDYMSDITRLVQTPGSAMSDIWEQGFYMLLCALGSVISAVIVGFFAARIAASFSQRLRSMLFYKVDSFSMEEINRFSTSSLITRSTNDITQIQMLVTMGLQMIVKAPILSVWALTKIAGKGMEWSLATGVAVLIMIVIIAFIMIFVLPKFRKMQTLTDNLNQVTRENLTGLRVVRAYNAEAYQEEKFEKANEELTKTQLFTSRGMAVMMPMMSMIMSGLSLAIYWIGAYLIQDAQAMDKLPIFSNMVVFSAYAVQVIMSFMMLVMLFILMPRATVSAKRINEVLDTKPTIISGTLTEGKTGLVGEVEFKNVSFKYPDAAEYVLQDVSFSVKKGETVAFIGSTGSGKSTLINLVPRFFDATEGQVLIDGVNVKDYDTEALYNKIGYVPQKAVLFRGSVSSNVAYGENGKETVSEEQVRKAVAIAQGTDFVEAMDSGYYADISQGGTNVSGGQKQRLAIARAVCRDPEIYIFDDSFSALDYKTDRVLRSALKKETAGITSLIVAQRIGTIMDADQIIVLDEGRMVGKGTHKELLATCQVYKEIAMSQLSEEELVS; translated from the coding sequence ATATGTCTGATATAACCCGGCTGGTGCAGACTCCCGGCAGTGCCATGAGCGATATATGGGAACAAGGGTTCTACATGCTGCTTTGTGCCCTGGGAAGTGTGATTTCAGCAGTTATAGTCGGATTTTTCGCTGCTCGCATTGCCGCTTCATTTTCTCAACGGCTGCGTAGCATGCTGTTTTATAAGGTGGATTCTTTCTCCATGGAAGAAATCAACCGGTTTTCTACATCCAGCCTGATTACACGTTCCACCAATGATATCACTCAGATTCAAATGCTAGTTACCATGGGATTGCAAATGATTGTAAAAGCACCTATTCTGTCCGTCTGGGCGCTTACAAAAATTGCAGGAAAAGGCATGGAATGGTCGCTGGCTACAGGAGTAGCAGTACTTATTATGATTGTTATAATAGCTTTTATCATGATTTTTGTTCTGCCAAAATTCAGAAAGATGCAGACTCTTACCGACAATCTGAACCAGGTAACCAGAGAGAATCTGACAGGTCTGCGTGTAGTACGTGCCTATAATGCAGAAGCTTATCAGGAAGAAAAATTTGAGAAGGCTAATGAAGAACTGACCAAGACACAGCTTTTCACAAGTCGTGGTATGGCGGTTATGATGCCAATGATGAGTATGATTATGAGTGGGCTTTCTCTGGCAATCTACTGGATTGGCGCATACCTGATTCAGGATGCTCAGGCAATGGACAAACTACCTATTTTTTCAAATATGGTCGTATTTTCTGCTTATGCAGTGCAGGTAATTATGTCTTTCATGATGCTTGTTATGCTTTTTATACTGATGCCAAGGGCTACCGTATCGGCTAAACGTATTAATGAAGTGCTGGATACAAAGCCCACCATTATTAGTGGGACACTGACAGAAGGAAAAACGGGGCTTGTAGGTGAAGTAGAATTTAAAAATGTCAGCTTTAAATATCCTGATGCCGCTGAATATGTGTTACAGGATGTGAGCTTTTCTGTAAAAAAAGGAGAAACCGTAGCATTTATTGGATCTACAGGCAGTGGCAAGAGTACCTTAATCAATCTGGTGCCGCGTTTCTTTGATGCTACCGAAGGCCAGGTTTTGATTGATGGGGTAAATGTAAAAGATTATGATACAGAAGCCTTGTATAACAAAATCGGTTATGTTCCTCAAAAGGCGGTATTATTCCGTGGCAGTGTAAGTTCCAACGTAGCTTATGGTGAAAATGGGAAAGAGACTGTCAGTGAAGAACAAGTCAGAAAAGCAGTGGCTATCGCACAGGGAACGGACTTTGTGGAAGCAATGGATAGCGGGTACTATGCAGATATTTCCCAGGGAGGCACTAATGTATCCGGCGGACAGAAACAGAGACTTGCAATTGCCCGTGCAGTCTGTCGGGATCCAGAAATCTATATTTTCGATGACAGCTTTTCTGCACTGGATTACAAAACAGACCGGGTACTTCGAAGTGCTCTTAAGAAGGAGACCGCCGGAATAACCAGTCTGATTGTTGCCCAGCGTATCGGTACCATTATGGATGCAGATCAGATCATTGTTCTGGATGAAGGAAGAATGGTGGGAAAGGGTACCCACAAAGAACTTCTGGCAACATGTCAGGTATATAAAGAAATCGCAATGTCACAACTTAGTGAGGAGGAACTTGTATCATGA